A stretch of Candidatus Stygibacter australis DNA encodes these proteins:
- a CDS encoding FAD-binding protein gives MYPEYMMESIKKVEATRAKRLAIARKQGKQVYPPMNEQERENILESYHPDYKTDALREMRIGVNKGDMIINEVVDIMESYPRNRASELDLSKVDYETDVLVIGAGSAGLSAAIEADRKGVKTLLVTKLRLGDSNSMMAQGGIQAADQRDDSPTLHYLDVIGGGHFDNKKELVEALVMDGPKSIKWLEDLGVMFDKDDDGRMTVKPGGGTCRNRMHSTRDYTGAGICRVLRDEVYSNAQNVKYLEYTSATELILDDKGQVAGAVLYHIELKEYFIVKAKTVIIATGGFGRLHIRGFETTNHYGATGDGLVLGYRAGANLMFMDSVQYHPTGAVFPEQIVGFLCTEKIRSIGAQPVNEAGELFVYPLEPRDVEASAFIRECEEDRGVTTPSGLKGIWLDSPLIEELSGEGTIETTLPAMLRQYERFDIDIRKYPMLVFPTLHYQNGGLEINENAETTVPGLYVVGEASGGIHGRNRLMGNSQLDIIVFGRRAGIHAADKVISGIELGELTLKHVDEYAKEVDKLGIPKNRISPIILPDYIPDHVKAKQMTEEYLGTLVK, from the coding sequence ATGTATCCAGAATATATGATGGAATCAATTAAAAAAGTAGAAGCCACTAGGGCAAAAAGGCTGGCAATCGCCAGAAAACAGGGGAAACAGGTGTATCCTCCCATGAACGAACAGGAGCGTGAAAACATCCTGGAATCCTATCATCCAGATTATAAAACAGACGCTTTGCGAGAAATGCGGATTGGGGTAAATAAGGGTGATATGATCATCAATGAAGTAGTGGACATCATGGAATCTTATCCCCGCAATAGAGCAAGTGAATTAGACCTTTCAAAAGTTGATTATGAAACTGATGTGCTGGTAATTGGTGCAGGTTCAGCCGGACTTTCTGCTGCGATTGAAGCAGATAGAAAAGGGGTGAAAACTCTTCTGGTGACCAAGCTTAGACTTGGTGACAGCAATTCCATGATGGCTCAGGGTGGTATTCAGGCTGCTGATCAAAGAGATGACAGCCCCACGCTTCACTATCTGGATGTAATCGGTGGCGGTCATTTTGACAATAAGAAAGAGCTGGTGGAAGCACTGGTGATGGATGGTCCAAAATCTATCAAATGGCTGGAAGACCTGGGAGTGATGTTTGATAAAGATGATGATGGCAGAATGACAGTGAAACCAGGTGGTGGAACTTGCCGTAACCGCATGCACTCCACTCGTGATTATACAGGTGCCGGTATCTGCCGTGTCCTTCGAGATGAAGTATACAGCAATGCCCAGAACGTGAAATATCTGGAATATACCTCAGCTACTGAACTTATCCTTGATGATAAAGGTCAGGTAGCCGGGGCAGTATTATATCATATCGAGCTCAAAGAATATTTTATTGTGAAAGCTAAAACAGTGATAATCGCCACTGGTGGCTTTGGCAGATTACATATACGAGGATTTGAAACTACTAACCATTACGGTGCTACCGGAGATGGACTGGTATTAGGTTATCGCGCTGGTGCTAACCTGATGTTTATGGATTCTGTGCAATATCATCCCACGGGAGCTGTATTCCCTGAACAAATAGTGGGATTTTTATGTACCGAAAAGATCAGATCTATTGGTGCTCAACCCGTGAATGAAGCCGGGGAACTATTTGTTTATCCGCTTGAACCACGTGATGTGGAAGCATCTGCCTTTATCCGCGAATGCGAAGAAGATCGGGGAGTAACAACTCCTTCAGGCTTAAAGGGTATCTGGCTGGATAGTCCCCTGATTGAAGAACTTTCTGGCGAAGGTACGATCGAGACAACTCTTCCCGCTATGCTTAGGCAATATGAGAGATTTGATATCGATATTCGCAAATATCCCATGCTCGTCTTCCCCACTCTGCATTATCAAAATGGCGGACTGGAGATCAATGAAAACGCAGAAACCACTGTCCCCGGACTCTATGTAGTAGGTGAAGCTTCTGGAGGAATTCATGGCAGAAACCGTTTGATGGGAAATTCTCAGCTCGATATTATCGTATTTGGTAGAAGAGCAGGTATTCATGCAGCGGATAAAGTAATATCAGGAATCGAACTTGGCGAACTTACCTTAAAGCATGTTGATGAATATGCTAAAGAAGTAGATAAATTAGGTATTCCAAAGAACAGGATATCACCAATTATTTTACCGGATTACATTCCTGACCATGTGAAAGCCAAACAAATGACAGAAGAATATCTGGGTACTTTGGTAAAATAA
- a CDS encoding 4Fe-4S dicluster domain-containing protein — translation MAVEQKMITVYIMGEPQLVPEGSTIIMAWEYAGFQLKKGLGCREGFCGACATVYREKGDFKLKGGLACQTVVTDEMSLVQIPFVPAERPRYDLAELKPDVNTFKELFPTIFRCVACNTCSKACPQDIKVMDYIQQLKRGDIAAAASTSFDCIRCGLCALRCPADIVQFNAATLAQRLYGRYLAKPSPELADRLQEIADGKFDTEIEELNNMGHDDLVKKYYSREMKIR, via the coding sequence ATGGCAGTAGAGCAAAAGATGATTACTGTTTATATAATGGGTGAACCCCAACTGGTACCGGAAGGTTCCACGATTATCATGGCTTGGGAATATGCCGGATTTCAGTTGAAAAAAGGACTGGGCTGCCGGGAAGGATTCTGCGGAGCCTGTGCCACAGTTTATCGAGAAAAGGGAGATTTTAAACTTAAAGGTGGATTAGCCTGTCAAACAGTGGTCACTGATGAGATGTCTCTGGTGCAAATACCATTTGTGCCGGCAGAGAGACCGCGATATGATCTGGCAGAATTAAAACCCGATGTTAATACATTCAAAGAACTTTTTCCCACAATATTCCGTTGCGTAGCCTGCAATACCTGCTCCAAAGCATGTCCCCAGGACATCAAGGTTATGGATTACATCCAGCAGCTTAAGCGTGGTGATATTGCAGCAGCAGCATCTACATCATTTGACTGCATTCGCTGCGGTTTATGCGCTTTGCGCTGTCCGGCTGATATTGTGCAATTCAATGCTGCCACTCTGGCACAGAGATTGTATGGTAGATACCTGGCGAAACCGAGTCCGGAACTGGCAGATCGGCTGCAGGAAATAGCAGACGGCAAATTTGATACGGAAATCGAAGAATTGAATAATATGGGTCATGATGATCTGGTGAAGAAGTATTATTCCCGCGAAATGAAGATTAGATAA
- a CDS encoding CoB--CoM heterodisulfide reductase iron-sulfur subunit B family protein — MKIPYFPGCSLKTYGSSFEKSAIASGAALGIEFVEIPRWNCCGVVSSLTSDDLMHHLAPVRNMIRVLEMQDDKMVDTDNKMLTLCSMCMNTLKRSNLKMREHADELETINDFMYKEDRQYDGSLDVVHYLEILRDYGFDKIAEKVKVPLKGLKVAPYYGCMLIRPKEVGIDDAEEPVIMEDFIKSLSAEAVDWRSRKTCCGSYLTVSKENIVIKLTRKILEDARANGADVIVTSCPLCAFNLDNRQALIQIQNPSFEPIPILYFTQLLAIALGLDINEFGFEQNKVDGMPILNQKIFKK; from the coding sequence GGAGCAGCACTGGGTATTGAATTTGTAGAGATTCCCCGCTGGAACTGCTGCGGAGTTGTTTCTTCTCTCACAAGTGATGATTTGATGCACCATCTGGCACCTGTACGCAACATGATCAGGGTATTAGAGATGCAGGATGATAAGATGGTGGATACAGATAACAAAATGCTCACACTCTGCTCAATGTGTATGAATACACTCAAAAGATCAAACCTTAAGATGCGTGAACATGCCGATGAACTGGAAACGATCAATGATTTTATGTATAAGGAAGACCGGCAATATGATGGCAGTCTGGACGTAGTGCATTATCTGGAAATATTAAGAGACTACGGGTTTGATAAAATAGCTGAGAAGGTGAAAGTGCCTTTGAAAGGATTAAAAGTAGCTCCATATTATGGTTGCATGCTGATACGCCCTAAAGAAGTAGGAATTGATGATGCCGAAGAACCTGTAATTATGGAAGATTTTATCAAATCTCTTTCCGCTGAAGCTGTGGATTGGCGTTCTCGAAAAACTTGCTGCGGCAGCTATTTAACCGTTAGTAAGGAAAATATCGTAATTAAACTAACCAGAAAGATACTGGAAGATGCCCGGGCAAATGGTGCAGACGTGATAGTTACAAGTTGTCCTTTGTGTGCCTTTAATCTGGATAACCGTCAAGCATTGATCCAAATTCAAAATCCCAGCTTTGAACCAATACCAATTCTGTATTTCACTCAGCTTCTGGCAATTGCTCTGGGACTTGATATCAATGAATTTGGCTTTGAGCAGAATAAAGTGGACGGAATGCCGATATTAAATCAAAAAATATTTAAAAAATAA